One stretch of Lucilia cuprina isolate Lc7/37 chromosome 6, ASM2204524v1, whole genome shotgun sequence DNA includes these proteins:
- the LOC111682432 gene encoding vitamin K epoxide reductase complex subunit 1 has protein sequence MVINNKLRLWCILGLILSLYATYVEIKLLLNKDYRALCDLAPKLSCTAVFNSQYGKSFGFLNMFFDEKTSKWNPPNGIYGIIYYTLLLATTFLKRPELLKYQIVFCVLSNIMSLYLAYLLYILENICVVCVTIYVVNFLCLWEMLKDFHKLWLQNRSNFIKIKSNKKE, from the exons ATGGTCATAAATAATAAGTTACGTCTTTGGTGTATTTTGGGTTTAATTTTATCTCTTTATGCAACATATGTTGAAATCAAATTGCTGCTGAATAAGGACTATAGAGCCTTATGTGATTTGGCACCAAAATTAAGTTGTACAGCAGTTTTTAATTCGCA ATATGGCAAAAGTTTTGGTTttctaaatatgttttttgatgaaaaaactTCTAAATGGAATCCACCTAATGGTATTTATGGAATCATCTATTATACACTGTTATTGGCAACAA CTTTTCTCAAACGACCTGAACTTTTGAAATATCAAATCGTATTCTGTGTTTTATCTAATATAATGTCTTTATATCTGGCctatttactatatattttggaaaatatttgtgttgtttGTGTTACGATTTATGTGGTAAACTTTTTGTGTCTTTGGGAAATGTTGAAAGATTTCCATAAATTATGGTTACAAAATcgttcaaattttataaaaattaaaagtaacaaaaaggaataa
- the LOC111682416 gene encoding pro-resilin isoform X1, translated as MFKLVCLCLVLTTVVARPEPPVNSYLPPSDSYGAPGSGGGGSGGGGSPLAPSDSYGAPGLGGGSPSSSYGAPGLGGGAGGNGGGSGGKPSSSYGAPGANGNGGGAGGRPSSSYGAPGFGNGGGSGGRPSSTYGAPGANGNGGGSGGGNGGRPSSTYGAPGANGNGGGNGGRPSSSYGAPGFGGSNGNGGAGGRPSSTYGAPGSNGNGGRPSSTYGAPNGNGNGGGGGAGGRPSSTYGAPGSGSGNGSGGRPSDSYGPPASGSAGRNGGGGGRGGQPNQDYLPPNQGNGGARSGGNGGSDGYDYSQNGNGGGGRGGGSGGGNGGYNGDDGSNEPAKYEFSYQVDDAPSGLSFGHSEMRDGDFTTGQYNVLLPDGRKQVVEYEADQEGYRPQIRYEGDAIEGGQGGGAGGQGGADGYDYQQNGGGNGGNGGNGGYSSGQDLGANGYSSGRPNGGGNGNGGGNGYSNGNGGRNGGGQSLGSNGYSGGRPGGQSLGSNGYSNGRPSGQDLGSNGYSSGAPNGGGNGGSGGGRNGGSGGGQYNNGQGYSSGRPNGGGNGGGRNGNGNDGYRNGGNGGGRNGGNGGGGANGYNYEQQGSNGFGSGGQNGDNDGSGYRY; from the exons atgtttaaattagtgTGTTTGTGTTTAGTGCTGACAACGGTGGTGGCTAGACCAGAGCCACCCGTTAACTCTTATTTACCTCCCTCTGATAGTTATGGAGCACCAGGCAGTGGTGGCGGAGGTTCTGGTGGCGGTGGTTCCCCCTTGGCGCCCTCAGATTCTTATGGAGCGCCTGGTTTGGGTGGTGGTTCACCTTCCTCATCGTATGGAGCTCCTGGTTTAGGTGGTGGTGCAGGTGGCAATGGTGGCGGAAGTGGTGGTAAACCTTCTTCTTCTTATGGAGCTCCTGGTGCTAATGGCAATGGTGGCGGTGCTGGAGGCAGACCTTCTTCTTCGTATGGAGCTCCTGGTTTTGGTAATGGTGGTGGTTCCGGAGGCAGACCCTCATCAACCTATGGAGCTCCTGGTGCTAATGGAAATGGTGGCGGCAGTGGTGGTGGTAATGGTGGCAGACCTTCTTCCACTTATGGTGCTCCTGGTGCTAATGGCAACGGTGGTGGTAATGGTGGCAGACCTTCTTCTAGCTACGGTGCTCCTGGTTTTGGTGGTTCTAATGGCAACGGTGGTGCTGGAGGTAGACCTTCTTCCACCTATGGTGCTCCCGGTTCTAATGGCAATGGCGGCAGACCTTCTTCTACTTATGGTGCTCCTAATGGCAATGGTAATGGCGGTGGTGGTGGCGCTGGAGGCAGACCCTCCTCCACCTATGGTGCTCCTGGTTCAGGTTCGGGTAATGGCTCTGGTGGCCGTCCTTCTGATAGCTATGGTCCTCCCGCTTCAGGTTCAGCTGGCCGTAATGGTGGTGGTGGCGGACGCGGTGGTCAACCCAACCAAGACTACTTACCTCCCAATCAAGGCAATGGTGGAGCTCGCAGCGGCGGTAATGGTGGCAGTGATGGTTACGATTATAGTCAAAATGGTAATGGCGGTGGTGGTCGTGGAGGTGGCAGTGGAGGCGGCAACGGTGGTTACAATGGTGATGATGGCAGCAAT GAACCCGCTAAATATGAATTTAGCTATCAAGTGGATGATGCTCCAAGTGGTTTGTCGTTTGGACATTCTGAAATGCGTGATGGTGATTTCACGACTGGTCaatataatgttttattacCCGATGGCAGAAAGCAA GTTGTGGAATATGAAGCCGACCAAGAAGGTTATCGTCCACAAATACGTTATGAAGGTGATGCCATTGAAGGTGGACAGGGAGGTGGTGCTGGAGGACAGGGTGGTGCTGATGGTTATGATTATCAACAGAATGGTGGCGGTAATGGTGGCAATGGAGGTAATGGTGGTTATAGTTCAGGACAAGATTTGGGTGCCAATGGTTATTCGAGTGGACGTCCTAATGGAGGCGGCAATGGTAATGGCGGTGGTAATGGTTATTCCAATGGCAATGGTGGTCGCAATGGAGGTGGACAAAGTTTAGGTTCTAATGGTTATAGCGGCGGCAGACCAGGTGGCCAAAGTTTAGGCTCAAATGGTTATAGTAATGGCAGACCTAGTGGTCAGGATTTGGGTTCTAATGGTTACTCAAGTGGTGCTCCCAATGGCGGTGGTAATGGTGGTAGTGGTGGTGGACGTAATGGCGGTAGTGGAGGTGGTCAATATAACAATGGCCAAGGTTATTCTAGTGGTCGTCCTAATGGCGGCGGTAATGGAGGTGGTCGTAATGGTAATGGCAATGATGGTTATCGTAATGGTGGTAATGGTGGAGGCCGTAATGGTGGTAATGGCGGTGGTGGTGCCAATGGCTATAACTATGAACAACAAGGTTCTAATGGCTTTGGTTCGGGTGGACAAAATGGCGATAATGATGGCAGTGGCTATCGTTATTAA
- the LOC111682416 gene encoding pro-resilin isoform X2: MFKLVCLCLVLTTVVARPEPPVNSYLPPSDSYGAPGSGGGGSGGGGSPLAPSDSYGAPGLGGGSPSSSYGAPGLGGGAGGNGGGSGGKPSSSYGAPGANGNGGGAGGRPSSSYGAPGFGNGGGSGGRPSSTYGAPGANGNGGGSGGGNGGRPSSTYGAPGANGNGGGNGGRPSSSYGAPGFGGSNGNGGAGGRPSSTYGAPGSNGNGGRPSSTYGAPNGNGNGGGGGAGGRPSSTYGAPGSGSGNGSGGRPSDSYGPPASGSAGRNGGGGGRGGQPNQDYLPPNQGNGGARSGGNGGSDGYDYSQNGNGGGGRGGGSGGGNGGYNGDDGSNVVEYEADQEGYRPQIRYEGDAIEGGQGGGAGGQGGADGYDYQQNGGGNGGNGGNGGYSSGQDLGANGYSSGRPNGGGNGNGGGNGYSNGNGGRNGGGQSLGSNGYSGGRPGGQSLGSNGYSNGRPSGQDLGSNGYSSGAPNGGGNGGSGGGRNGGSGGGQYNNGQGYSSGRPNGGGNGGGRNGNGNDGYRNGGNGGGRNGGNGGGGANGYNYEQQGSNGFGSGGQNGDNDGSGYRY; the protein is encoded by the exons atgtttaaattagtgTGTTTGTGTTTAGTGCTGACAACGGTGGTGGCTAGACCAGAGCCACCCGTTAACTCTTATTTACCTCCCTCTGATAGTTATGGAGCACCAGGCAGTGGTGGCGGAGGTTCTGGTGGCGGTGGTTCCCCCTTGGCGCCCTCAGATTCTTATGGAGCGCCTGGTTTGGGTGGTGGTTCACCTTCCTCATCGTATGGAGCTCCTGGTTTAGGTGGTGGTGCAGGTGGCAATGGTGGCGGAAGTGGTGGTAAACCTTCTTCTTCTTATGGAGCTCCTGGTGCTAATGGCAATGGTGGCGGTGCTGGAGGCAGACCTTCTTCTTCGTATGGAGCTCCTGGTTTTGGTAATGGTGGTGGTTCCGGAGGCAGACCCTCATCAACCTATGGAGCTCCTGGTGCTAATGGAAATGGTGGCGGCAGTGGTGGTGGTAATGGTGGCAGACCTTCTTCCACTTATGGTGCTCCTGGTGCTAATGGCAACGGTGGTGGTAATGGTGGCAGACCTTCTTCTAGCTACGGTGCTCCTGGTTTTGGTGGTTCTAATGGCAACGGTGGTGCTGGAGGTAGACCTTCTTCCACCTATGGTGCTCCCGGTTCTAATGGCAATGGCGGCAGACCTTCTTCTACTTATGGTGCTCCTAATGGCAATGGTAATGGCGGTGGTGGTGGCGCTGGAGGCAGACCCTCCTCCACCTATGGTGCTCCTGGTTCAGGTTCGGGTAATGGCTCTGGTGGCCGTCCTTCTGATAGCTATGGTCCTCCCGCTTCAGGTTCAGCTGGCCGTAATGGTGGTGGTGGCGGACGCGGTGGTCAACCCAACCAAGACTACTTACCTCCCAATCAAGGCAATGGTGGAGCTCGCAGCGGCGGTAATGGTGGCAGTGATGGTTACGATTATAGTCAAAATGGTAATGGCGGTGGTGGTCGTGGAGGTGGCAGTGGAGGCGGCAACGGTGGTTACAATGGTGATGATGGCAGCAAT GTTGTGGAATATGAAGCCGACCAAGAAGGTTATCGTCCACAAATACGTTATGAAGGTGATGCCATTGAAGGTGGACAGGGAGGTGGTGCTGGAGGACAGGGTGGTGCTGATGGTTATGATTATCAACAGAATGGTGGCGGTAATGGTGGCAATGGAGGTAATGGTGGTTATAGTTCAGGACAAGATTTGGGTGCCAATGGTTATTCGAGTGGACGTCCTAATGGAGGCGGCAATGGTAATGGCGGTGGTAATGGTTATTCCAATGGCAATGGTGGTCGCAATGGAGGTGGACAAAGTTTAGGTTCTAATGGTTATAGCGGCGGCAGACCAGGTGGCCAAAGTTTAGGCTCAAATGGTTATAGTAATGGCAGACCTAGTGGTCAGGATTTGGGTTCTAATGGTTACTCAAGTGGTGCTCCCAATGGCGGTGGTAATGGTGGTAGTGGTGGTGGACGTAATGGCGGTAGTGGAGGTGGTCAATATAACAATGGCCAAGGTTATTCTAGTGGTCGTCCTAATGGCGGCGGTAATGGAGGTGGTCGTAATGGTAATGGCAATGATGGTTATCGTAATGGTGGTAATGGTGGAGGCCGTAATGGTGGTAATGGCGGTGGTGGTGCCAATGGCTATAACTATGAACAACAAGGTTCTAATGGCTTTGGTTCGGGTGGACAAAATGGCGATAATGATGGCAGTGGCTATCGTTATTAA